Within Halobacterium jilantaiense, the genomic segment CCGAACGTCGTGGGCATGGGCGTCTTCGGCACGGACGCCTTCACCACGAAGCCGTACGCGTCGTCCGCGAACTACGTCGACCGCATGACTGACCACTGCGCGGACTGCGCGTTCGACCCCGACGCCACCGTCGGCGAGCGCGCGTGCCCGTTCAACAGCCTCTACTGGGACTTCCTCGCGACCCACGAGGACCGCCTCCGGTCGAACCACCGGATGGGGCTCGTCTACTCGCACCTCGACGACAAACGCGACGCGGGCGACCTCGCCGCCATCCGGGAGCGCGCCCGCCACGTCCGGCGACGAGCGGCCGCCGGCGACCTCTGAGCGGCCTCGTTCGTCCGAATCCGGTTCTGGATGGGGCGTTACGCGACCGTAACCGAGTAGGGTCAGGTAGCCTTAACACGGCAGCGTCCCTACCCGGAGACATGGCAGACACGGAGCAGCTGCCGGCCTGGTGTCCCGGCGATGGCTGGTGTTCCATCACGTCGACGGCAGCGCTGGTCGGGAAGAAGTGGCACCCAGTCATCATCCATCGCCTCCTCAGTGAGGGACCGCTCGGATTCAACGCCCTCCAGGAGGAGGTCGACGGCATCTCCAGCAAGGTGCTCTCCGAGAGCCTCGACGACCTCGAAGACAAACGCATCGTCTCCCGCACCATCGTCAGCGAGAAGCCGGTGCGCGTCGAGTACGCGCTCACCGAACTCGGCGAGTCGCTGGAGCCGGTGGTGATGTCGATGGCGGAGTGGGGTCAGAAACACCTCGACCCCGTCGACGAAGAAGCCGCGTCGGTCGTCTAGACGAAGCCGCTAGTCGAGAACCGCTTCCGCTTCGGCCGCCTCGGCCTCGGCTTCCGCCTCGCTGTCCGACTCCTCGACTTTCAGCCGGTAGAGGTTCTGCCGCGCGTCGGGGATGTAGATGTCTTTCTCGACCACGTCGGCCTCCTGGAGGCGGTCGAGGGCGTCACGCACCGTACGCTGGGACAACCGGGAGTTCTCCACGATCTGTTTCTGCGTGAGCCCGCCGTTGTACTCCAGCACCTTCAGTACGAGTTTCGCGCTCGGCGGCAGGTCCTGGACGATGTCGTCGGTCGAGGTCATTCGTTCTTTGAAAGGGACGCCGTCCCCTTAGGCACTCGGTAACGCCGGTGTGAGGGGGTTACTACTGGGTAACCGGGTGACGGAGCGCCGCGGCACGCACGCGTCGAGCGCGCCGCCGCGAGAAGAACCGAACCCTCAGACGTCGGCCGATTCCGCGCTGTAGCCCGCGAGTTCGACGCTCCGGAGGAGTTCCTCCGTGTCCGCGTCGCCCTCGATGGTTGCCTCGCCCGCTTCGTGGTCCGCGTCGACGTCCGAGACGCCGCTCACGTCGCTGAGCGCGCTCTCGACGATGTCCTCGCAGCCGTCACAGCCCATCCCGTCGATGGAGAGAGTCTTCGACATGCTATCGGCGCTACTCGGTCGACTGATTAGGGTCTTGCGGCTTGCAGCGAGTGGAGGGGCCGGAGCGTGCGGCGAGGAACAGCGACTCGACTCATACCAGCGAAAGCCCTCGGCGTTCTCGACTCGTCGTTTCAGTCCACCGGAAATCGGAGATTTCCGAGGTCTGGAGAGAGCTTCGCTCTCTCGGCGACCGCCAGGGCACCTGCTGGTCAGTTCGCTGAAGCACGCCCTGCGTCAGGCTCGCCGAATCAGAGTCCAGAAAAACGGGAGTGGGTACGGGAGAACGGCAGCCGACTTACCGACCGAACAGCTTGTAGTCCTCGTCCGGGGTGTACCTGCGGAACAGCAAGCTGTTCGTGAGCACGCTGACGCTAGAGACAGCCATCGCACCGGCCGCCAGCACGGGCTGCAGCAGCCCGAGGGAGGCCAGCGGAATCATCGCGGTGTTGTAGCCGAGCGCCCAGAAGAGGTTCTGCTTGATCTTCGCGAGCGTCCCCTCGCCGACGCGGACGGCCTTCACCACGTCGTAGGGGTCGTCCCGCATCAGGGTGACGTCGGCGGCCTCGATGGCGACGTCCGTGCCGGAGCCGATGGCGACGCCGACGTGGGCGGCGGCGAGCGCGGGCGCGTCGTTCACGCCGTCCCCGACCATCATCGCCTCGGCTCCGGACTGCTGGATGGCGTCGACGGCGTCGGCCTTCTCGTCCGGCAGCACGCTCGCGCGGACGTTCTCGGGGTCGACACCGACCTCTTCGGCGACGGCGCGCGCGGTGCGCTCGTTGTCGCCGGTAATCATGTGGACAGCGAGCCCGCGCTCCCGGAGTTCGCTCACGGCGCGCTTCGCGGAGTCCTTGACGGTGTCCGCGTCCGCGACGACGCCGACGACCCGGCCGTCGACGGCGACCAGCATCGCGGTCTTCCCCTCGCGTTCGAGGCGCTCCATCGCGTCGTCGGCGGGCGCGGGGTCGACGCCCTCGCCGTCGAGGAGCGCGCGGTTCCCGACGAGCACCTCGCGGCCGTCGACGGACGCCTGAATGCCCTTCCCGGGGACGTTCTCGAAGTCGTCGACCTCGGGAACGTCGAGGCCCCGTGCCTCGGAACCCGAGACGATGGCCTCGCCGAGCGGGTGTTCGCTGTTGGCCTCCGCGGCGGCGGCCAGCCGCAGGACGAACGACTCGTCGACGGTCTGCTCGACGGTGCCACCGTCGGGCGTGGCGTCTCCGTCGACGACTTCGACGTCGGTGAGCTCCATCTCACCGGTAGTCAGGGTGCCCGTCTTGTCGAAGACGACGGCGTCGACCTCGGTGACGCGTTCGAGGATGTCACCGCCCTCGAACAGCACGCCGTGGTTCGCGCCGATGCTCGTGCCGACCATCGTCGCCGCCGGCGTTGCGAGCCCGAGCGCACAGGGACACGCGATGAGCACGGCCGACGCGAACACGACGACGCCGAACTCGAAGGCACCGACGGCCGCGGGGCCACCGCCGACGAGCCCCCACAGCGGGAACGCGGCGACCACGTCTGCGAGCACGCCGGGCGCGAGGAACCAGACGACGCCCCAGAGGACGGCGTTCGCGATGACCGCCGGAACGAAGTACGAACTGATGCGGTCCGCGAGGTTCTGAATGTCGGGCTGCCGGGACTGGGCCTCCCGGACGGTGTCGACGATCTGCTGGATGGCGGTGTCCGAACCGACCTTCGTCGCCTGCACGACCAGCACCCCGTTCTCGTTGATGGTGGAGCCGACGACCTCGTCGCCGGGCTCTTTCGAGACCGGGACGGACTCCCCGGTGACCATCGACTCGTCGACGGCGGACTCGCCGGAGACGACGACGCCGTCGGTCGGAATCTGCTCGCCGGGCTTGACCTTCAGGCGGTCGCCGACCTCGACCTCGGAGACGGAGACCTCGCGCTCCCCGCCGTCGTCGCCGACGATGCGCGCGGTGTCGGCTTCCATCTCCAAGAGCTCCCGGAGCGCGTCGCTGGCCTGCCCCTTCGAGCGGGCTTCGAGGTAGTTCCCGAGCGTGATGAACACGAGGATGAGCGCGGCCGTGTCGAAGTAGAGGCCGGCGTTCGGGAGGATGCCGAGGAGCGCGACGATGGAGTAGACGTACGCGGTCGTCGACCCCAGCGCGATGAGCACGTCCATGTTCGCGGTCCGGTTCTTCACGAGCGCCGTGTAGGAGTTCACGAGGAAGACGCGGCCGAGCACGACGTAGACTGGCGTCGCGAGGGCGAACTCCACCCAGCCGAACGCGACCTCGACGCCGCCGAGCGCGAGCGTCTCCGGGAAGGTGCTGCCGCCGAGCAGGAACGTGTCGGCGACGAACAGCAGCATCGGCGCGGACAGCAGCGCGCCGAACAGCGTGCGGTTGCGCTCCCGGCGGATGTCGGCCTGCCGGGCCTCGTCGGCTGCGCTCCGGTCGGCGTCCCGGTCCTCGCCGCCCGTGTCCCGCACCGGCTCGTAGCCGGCGTTCTCGATGGCGTCGTAGGCCGCCTCGCGGTCGAAGGCTCCGGGGCTGTACGTGACGTGGGCCTCGTCGGTGGCGAAGTTCGCGGCCACGTCGACGACGCCGGGCACGTCGTGGAGGGCGTCCTCGACCGTTCCCGAGCAGTTCGCGCACGTCATCCCCTGAATGGGAATGGTGGTCTCGGCGGTCACCGGGTCGTAGCCAGCGTCCTCGACCGCCCCGTAGACGGCGGCGAGGTCCGTCCGGTCGGGGTCGTAGGTGACCGACGCGCCGTCCGTCGCGTAGTTCGCGTCGGCGTCGCTGACCCCGTCGAGGCCGAGGACGGCGTCCTCGACGGTGCCCGCGCAGTTCGCACAGGTCATCCCGCCGACGTCGATGCGGACTGTCCGTTCTGTCATTGTGTGTACGTAGGGCATCCCCGTTCAAGCGGTTTCTCCCTTCGAACGTTCGGAAAACAGCGACCGGTTCTTTGGAATCCGAAGCGAATCTCGGAGTTCGCTAGGCCAGCACCGAGACGAACGCGACGGCGACGCCGGTCAGCGTGACGAGGTTCAGCGCGACGGACTGCTTGTGGTACTGCGCGAACGCGTCCGAGCCCGCGGCCTCCATCTTCGGCACGAGCACGTACCGGGCGTAGATGTTCGCTGCGGCCCCCATGAAGACGCCGGCGTCGGCCGCCAGCGGCGGCTCGGTGGTGCCAAACGCCAGCGGCCCGACAATCCAGGCGGCGAGGGCGACGGCCGCCATCGCAACCCCGAACACGTAGTACCGGGGGAAGACGACGTTGACCGCGTCGCCCGCTCGCTCGCTGCCGAGTTCGGAGAACAGCGCCGGCGCGGCGACGAACGAGAAGAAGACGATGCTCCCGAGCCAGACTCCGAGCGCGCCCGTGACGAGGGTGTCGGCGACGGTCACGGTCCAGCATTGGAGCGCGCCCCCGTCAACGTTCGGGGTTCCCGCCCGCCCGTCGGCCGCTCGCCTGCGAGCGACCGCGCGCCGTCGCGACCACCCACGCCGCCAGCAGCAGCGAGCCGCCGACCTCCGGCAGTGCGAGGCCGCTGACGCCGGCTGCGAAGCCGACGACACCCCAGACCAGCCACATCGTCACGTGGCCGAGCGCCCCCCAGATGCCGGCGAGCGCCCGCCGCGCCGACCCGGCGACGGCGGCGTCGCTCGCGTCGAGCGCGAGCGTGTACGTGAGACCGAGGTAGGTACCGACCGCGACCGGGTAGTGGAGGTCGGTATCGCTCGGGAACAGCCCGACACCCGCCATGCACGCGCCGGTGACAGCGAACCCCGCGGCGGTCAGCACCCCGAATCTGGAGGTCGCCGTGGCCGCCAGCCACCACGCGAACGGCAACGCGAGGACGCCAGCGGCGACGAGCG encodes:
- a CDS encoding winged helix-turn-helix transcriptional regulator; this translates as MADTEQLPAWCPGDGWCSITSTAALVGKKWHPVIIHRLLSEGPLGFNALQEEVDGISSKVLSESLDDLEDKRIVSRTIVSEKPVRVEYALTELGESLEPVVMSMAEWGQKHLDPVDEEAASVV
- a CDS encoding heavy-metal-associated domain-containing protein, producing the protein MSKTLSIDGMGCDGCEDIVESALSDVSGVSDVDADHEAGEATIEGDADTEELLRSVELAGYSAESADV
- a CDS encoding MarR family transcriptional regulator yields the protein MTSTDDIVQDLPPSAKLVLKVLEYNGGLTQKQIVENSRLSQRTVRDALDRLQEADVVEKDIYIPDARQNLYRLKVEESDSEAEAEAEAAEAEAVLD
- a CDS encoding DUF998 domain-containing protein, with protein sequence MTTYTLERSARASGVAAVVVSFAGILAAVASAPWFSWTANDLSDLGVAGGLTAGLFNYSLVAAGVLALPFAWWLAATATSRFGVLTAAGFAVTGACMAGVGLFPSDTDLHYPVAVGTYLGLTYTLALDASDAAVAGSARRALAGIWGALGHVTMWLVWGVVGFAAGVSGLALPEVGGSLLLAAWVVATARGRSQASGRRAGGNPER
- a CDS encoding DUF4149 domain-containing protein — encoded protein: MTVADTLVTGALGVWLGSIVFFSFVAAPALFSELGSERAGDAVNVVFPRYYVFGVAMAAVALAAWIVGPLAFGTTEPPLAADAGVFMGAAANIYARYVLVPKMEAAGSDAFAQYHKQSVALNLVTLTGVAVAFVSVLA
- a CDS encoding heavy metal translocating P-type ATPase; the encoded protein is MTERTVRIDVGGMTCANCAGTVEDAVLGLDGVSDADANYATDGASVTYDPDRTDLAAVYGAVEDAGYDPVTAETTIPIQGMTCANCSGTVEDALHDVPGVVDVAANFATDEAHVTYSPGAFDREAAYDAIENAGYEPVRDTGGEDRDADRSAADEARQADIRRERNRTLFGALLSAPMLLFVADTFLLGGSTFPETLALGGVEVAFGWVEFALATPVYVVLGRVFLVNSYTALVKNRTANMDVLIALGSTTAYVYSIVALLGILPNAGLYFDTAALILVFITLGNYLEARSKGQASDALRELLEMEADTARIVGDDGGEREVSVSEVEVGDRLKVKPGEQIPTDGVVVSGESAVDESMVTGESVPVSKEPGDEVVGSTINENGVLVVQATKVGSDTAIQQIVDTVREAQSRQPDIQNLADRISSYFVPAVIANAVLWGVVWFLAPGVLADVVAAFPLWGLVGGGPAAVGAFEFGVVVFASAVLIACPCALGLATPAATMVGTSIGANHGVLFEGGDILERVTEVDAVVFDKTGTLTTGEMELTDVEVVDGDATPDGGTVEQTVDESFVLRLAAAAEANSEHPLGEAIVSGSEARGLDVPEVDDFENVPGKGIQASVDGREVLVGNRALLDGEGVDPAPADDAMERLEREGKTAMLVAVDGRVVGVVADADTVKDSAKRAVSELRERGLAVHMITGDNERTARAVAEEVGVDPENVRASVLPDEKADAVDAIQQSGAEAMMVGDGVNDAPALAAAHVGVAIGSGTDVAIEAADVTLMRDDPYDVVKAVRVGEGTLAKIKQNLFWALGYNTAMIPLASLGLLQPVLAAGAMAVSSVSVLTNSLLFRRYTPDEDYKLFGR